A genomic region of Coregonus clupeaformis isolate EN_2021a unplaced genomic scaffold, ASM2061545v1 scaf0811, whole genome shotgun sequence contains the following coding sequences:
- the LOC121544208 gene encoding extracellular matrix protein A-like: MSGENKTLPSTYGQVSWTQINHSPIVQVNHIPIVQVNLCPIVQIHHSPIVQINHSPIVQINHSPIVQINHSPIVQINHSPIVQVNLSPIVQVNHSPIVQVNHIHIVQVNHSPIVQVNHSPIVQVNHSPIVQVNHSPIVQVNHSPIVQVNHSPIVQVNHSPIVQVNHIPIVQVNHSPIVQINHSPIVQVNHSPIVQINHSPIVQVNLSPIVQVNHSPIVQVNHIPIVQVNHSPIVQVNHSPIVQVNHSPIVQVNHSPIVQVNHSPIVQVNHSPIVQVNHSPIVQINHSPIVQVNHSPIVQVNHSPIVQVNHIHIVQVNHSPIVQVNHSPIVQVNHSPIVQVNHSPIVQVNHSPIVQVNHSPIVQVNHSPIVQVNHSPIVQINHSPIVQVNHSPIVQINHSPIVQVNLSPIVQVNHSPIVQVNHIPIVQVNHSPIVQVNHSPIVQINHSPIVQVNHSPIVQINHSPIVQVNHSPIVQVNHSPIVQINHSPIVQVNHSPIVQVNHSPIVQVNHIHIVQVNHSPIVQVNHSPIVQVNHSPIVQVNHSPIVQVNHSPIVQVNHSPIVQVNHSPIVQVNHSPIVQINHSPIVQVNHSPIVQINHSPIVQVNLSPIVQVNHSPIVQVNHIPIVQVNHSPIVQVNHSPIVQINHSPIVQVNHSPIVQINHSPIVQINHSPIVQINHSPIVQVNLCPGKRTCKYMVY, translated from the exons atgtctggcgaaaacaaAACACTGccttccaca TATGGGcaggtttcctggacacagattaatcATAGTCCTATAGTTCAGGTTAATCATATTCCTATAGTTCAGGTTAATCTGTGTCCTATAGTTCAGATTCATCATAGTCCTATAGTTCAGATTAATCATAGTCCTATAGTTCAGATTAATCATAGTCCTATAGTTCAG ATTAATCATAGTCCTATAGTTCAGATTAATCATAGTCCTATAGTTCAGGTTAATCTTAGTCCTATAGTTCAGGTTAATCATAGTCCTATAGTTCAGGTTAATCATATTCATATAGTTCAGGTTAATCATAGTCCTATAGTTCAGGTTAATCATAGTCCTATAGTTCAGGTTAATCATAGTCCTATAGTTCAGGTTAATCATAGTCCTATAGTTCAGGTTAATCATAGTCCTATAGTTCAGGTTAATCATAGTCCTATAGTTCAGGTTAATCATAGTCCTATAGTTCAGGTTAATCATATTCCTATAGTTCAGGTTAATCATAGTCCTATAGTTCAGATTAATCATAGTCCTATAGTTCAGGTTAATCATAGTCCTATAGTTCAGATTAATCATAGTCCTATAGTTCAGGTTAATCTTAGTCCTATAGTTCAGGTTAATCATAGTCCTATAGTTCAGGTTAATCATATTCCTATAGTTCAGGTTAATCATAGTCCTATAGTTCAGGTTAATCATAGTCCTATAGTTCAGGTTAATCATAGTCCTATAGTTCAGGTTAATCATAGTCCTATAGTTCAGGTTAATCATAGTCCTATAGTTCAGGTTAATCATAGTCCTATAGTTCAGGTTAATCATAGTCCTATAGTTCAGATTAATCATAGTCCTATAGTTCAGGTTAATCATAGTCCTATAGTTCAGGTTAATCATAGTCCTATAGTTCAGGTTAATCATATTCATATAGTTCAGGTTAATCATAGTCCTATAGTTCAGGTTAATCATAGTCCTATAGTTCAGGTTAATCATAGTCCTATAGTTCAGGTTAATCATAGTCCTATAGTTCAGGTTAATCATAGTCCTATAGTTCAGGTTAATCATAGTCCTATAGTTCAGGTTAATCATAGTCCTATAGTTCAGGTTAATCATAGTCCTATAGTTCAGATTAATCATAGTCCTATAGTTCAGGTTAATCATAGTCCTATAGTTCAGATTAATCATAGTCCTATAGTTCAGGTTAATCTTAGTCCTATAGTTCAGGTTAATCATAGTCCTATAGTTCAGGTTAATCATATTCCTATAGTTCAGGTTAATCATAGTCCTATAGTTCAGGTTAATCATAGTCCTATAGTTCAGATTAATCATAGTCCTATAGTTCAGGTTAATCATAGTCCTATAGTTCAGATTAATCATAGTCCTATAGTTCAGGTTAATCATAGTCCTATAGTTCAGGTTAATCATAGTCCTATAGTTCAGATTAATCATAGTCCTATAGTTCAGGTTAATCATAGTCCTATAGTTCAGGTTAATCATAGTCCTATAGTTCAGGTTAATCATATTCATATAGTTCAGGTTAATCATAGTCCTATAGTTCAGGTTAATCATAGTCCTATAGTTCAGGTTAATCATAGTCCTATAGTTCAGGTTAATCATAGTCCTATAGTTCAGGTTAATCATAGTCCTATAGTTCAGGTTAATCATAGTCCTATAGTTCAGGTTAATCATAGTCCTATAGTTCAGGTTAATCATAGTCCTATAGTTCAGATTAATCATAGTCCTATAGTTCAGGTTAATCATAGTCCTATAGTTCAGATTAATCATAGTCCTATAGTTCAGGTTAATCTTAGTCCTATAGTTCAGGTTAATCATAGTCCTATAGTTCAGGTTAATCATATTCCTATAGTTCAGGTTAATCATAGTCCTATAGTTCAGGTTAATCATAGTCCTATAGTTCAGATTAATCATAGTCCTATAGTTCAGGTTAATCATAGTCCTATAGTTCAGATTAATCATAGTCCTATAGTTCAGATTAATCATAGTCCTATAGTTCAGATTAATCATAGTCCTATAGTTCAggttaatctgtgtccgggaaaacGGACCTGTAAGTATATGGTCTACTAA